The following proteins come from a genomic window of Candidatus Zixiibacteriota bacterium:
- a CDS encoding HDOD domain-containing protein: MKIRDRVISGISSFKTLPAMAERLLVLINNPDAEAAELTNVIQLDPALTANVLKAANSAFLGFQEPIDSIAEASFRIGTKWIYQLALSSLVYSNLRTPARGYDMTAEDFWKHSIAVAVMTDNLCKLLNIRDNGAIYTGGLVHDIGKLVMQESVEEFIDEIEELVDKNNISFEEAEEQVMGVDHTEAGAMLAEHWHFPERIMEIIRWHHQPDHTEHSNPGIDIVHVADVICLLEGFGLGRDGLKYRASEQAMVRLKLTSTVVEQATSLLLESIENVEHIFTGRTAASPIGR; the protein is encoded by the coding sequence ATGAAAATCAGAGATCGCGTAATCTCCGGAATATCGTCGTTTAAGACCCTTCCTGCCATGGCTGAGAGACTGCTGGTTTTGATAAATAACCCGGATGCCGAGGCGGCAGAACTTACCAATGTTATCCAGCTGGACCCGGCGCTGACGGCCAATGTTCTCAAAGCGGCCAATTCGGCCTTTCTGGGTTTCCAGGAGCCGATCGATTCTATTGCCGAAGCCAGTTTCCGGATCGGGACCAAGTGGATTTACCAGCTGGCCTTATCCTCGCTCGTATATTCCAATCTTCGAACCCCGGCGCGGGGCTATGATATGACGGCCGAGGATTTCTGGAAACATTCCATTGCCGTGGCGGTGATGACCGACAACCTCTGTAAGCTCTTGAATATCAGAGACAACGGAGCCATATATACGGGCGGTCTGGTCCATGATATCGGCAAGCTGGTAATGCAGGAATCGGTTGAAGAATTTATCGATGAGATCGAAGAATTGGTCGATAAAAATAATATATCTTTCGAGGAAGCCGAGGAGCAGGTTATGGGCGTCGACCATACTGAAGCCGGGGCCATGCTGGCCGAACACTGGCATTTCCCCGAGAGAATCATGGAAATCATTCGGTGGCATCATCAGCCGGATCATACTGAACACAGCAATCCCGGGATCGATATTGTGCATGTCGCCGATGTAATTTGCTTGTTGGAAGGTTTCGGACTGGGTCGCGACGGTTTAAAATACCGGGCCAGTGAGCAGGCCATGGTCAGGCTGAAACTGACCAGTACGGTGGTTGAACAGGCCACCAGTCTGCTTCTGGAGTCGATCGAAAATGTTGAACATATATTTACGGGCCGGACCGCCGCCAGTCCGATAGGGAGGTGA
- a CDS encoding thrombospondin type 3 repeat-containing protein, with product MNDDSSLYMIPIDAAEGEYFLLEYRNPRSSGKFDKLDSDFSVFFRPYLAFGADSLDRGLLITHVHDSLPTNWWRLNYGTPLYSHYTVAVMDAGYNPEYPVEFNPEGHVTDSARWWYPYETRKSALFKDDVPGQKSFTPHTFPSSDGYYGPTGISVTVDSIIGDRLYADIMVDRDDDGIHDQADNCPEISNPDQQDRDGDEIGDICDNCPSYSNPDQIDSDGDGTGDACEYICGDVNGSDQVNILDVTFLIAYLYRDGPPPAMVEAGDADGNGAINILDMTYLINYLYRNGPEPVCS from the coding sequence ATGAATGACGACAGTTCTCTATATATGATTCCGATTGATGCCGCCGAGGGAGAATATTTCCTTCTGGAATATCGGAATCCCCGGTCAAGTGGTAAGTTTGACAAACTGGATTCCGATTTCAGTGTCTTCTTCCGGCCATACCTGGCCTTTGGAGCCGATTCCCTCGACCGCGGCCTCCTTATTACCCATGTCCATGATTCCCTACCGACCAACTGGTGGCGGCTCAATTATGGTACCCCGCTGTATTCGCATTACACCGTGGCGGTTATGGATGCCGGCTATAATCCTGAGTACCCGGTCGAATTTAATCCGGAAGGCCATGTCACCGACAGCGCCCGCTGGTGGTATCCTTACGAAACCCGTAAGTCGGCCCTTTTTAAGGATGATGTTCCCGGCCAGAAATCGTTCACACCGCATACTTTTCCCTCAAGCGATGGATATTACGGACCTACCGGGATATCGGTCACAGTCGATTCAATAATCGGGGACCGTCTTTATGCAGATATAATGGTTGACCGGGATGACGACGGTATTCATGACCAGGCCGACAATTGCCCGGAAATAAGCAATCCTGATCAACAAGACCGGGATGGCGATGAAATCGGGGATATCTGTGATAATTGTCCGTCTTATTCAAACCCGGACCAGATTGACAGTGATGGGGACGGAACCGGAGACGCCTGCGAGTATATATGCGGCGATGTTAATGGCAGTGATCAGGTCAATATTCTCGATGTTACTTTTTTAATAGCCTACCTCTATCGCGACGGCCCGCCTCCGGCGATGGTTGAGGCCGGCGATGCCGACGGCAATGGCGCGATTAATATTCTTGATATGACGTATTTGATTAATTATCTTTATAGAAACGGACCGGAACCGGTTTGTTCTTAA
- a CDS encoding chemotaxis protein CheX, whose translation MSRPKPNETLTEVVCRVLEQTAFLFPDAAEDTGDNVFEEYQPVMATIRFHGKHTGEMSMIVPFELCTELSANMLGEEVDEIDSKEKVLDAFKEILNIITGQMLTEIYGDQAIFNLSPPEIKEISAEEISVSVGNHEYSICRSDDYPIITILTQTKAADEYQSIGG comes from the coding sequence ATGAGCAGACCAAAGCCCAATGAAACCCTTACCGAGGTCGTCTGCCGGGTTCTGGAACAAACCGCGTTTTTGTTTCCCGATGCCGCCGAGGATACCGGTGATAATGTGTTCGAGGAATACCAGCCGGTAATGGCCACCATCCGTTTCCACGGAAAGCATACCGGGGAAATGTCGATGATCGTACCATTCGAGCTATGCACGGAGCTGTCGGCCAATATGCTGGGGGAAGAAGTCGACGAAATCGATTCGAAAGAAAAAGTCCTCGATGCCTTTAAGGAAATTCTGAACATAATTACCGGGCAGATGCTGACGGAAATATATGGTGATCAGGCCATCTTTAATCTGTCACCCCCCGAAATCAAAGAGATCAGCGCGGAAGAAATTTCCGTTAGCGTTGGAAATCATGAATACTCAATATGTCGTTCCGATGATTATCCGATAATAACTATTTTAACGCAGACGAAGGCAGCAGATGAGTATCAAAGTATTGGTGGTTGA
- a CDS encoding 3-hydroxybutyryl-CoA dehydrogenase gives MIKKVGIVGCGQMGSGIAQITAEAGYEVISNEMSEELIQKGIRRITGFLDRAIEKSKINKETKDKVLGMIRGTTEFSDLKDCDLVIEAATEDMVTKKEIFAELDKICKPEAIFASNTSSLPIGDLASVTKRRECFVGLHFFNPVPVMKLVEVVRTLDTSGETFRVAREFAESVGKTVVVAKDSPGFIVNVLLVPYLLDAMRQYERGLASRDDIDNGMKLGCGHPMGPLTLSDFIGLDTMLNIADIMFAEYKDDHYAAPPILRRMVQAGYLGKKTGRGFYDYSK, from the coding sequence ATGATTAAAAAAGTCGGAATTGTTGGTTGCGGGCAGATGGGTTCCGGGATCGCTCAAATTACCGCTGAGGCCGGTTACGAAGTCATCAGCAATGAAATGAGCGAGGAATTGATCCAGAAGGGTATCCGGAGGATTACCGGTTTTCTTGATCGGGCCATAGAAAAATCAAAAATAAACAAGGAAACCAAGGATAAGGTCCTGGGGATGATCCGGGGAACGACCGAATTTTCGGATTTGAAAGACTGCGATCTGGTAATCGAGGCGGCTACCGAGGATATGGTTACCAAGAAAGAGATATTCGCAGAACTGGATAAGATATGTAAACCGGAAGCCATTTTCGCCTCAAATACGTCGTCTTTGCCGATCGGGGATCTGGCTTCGGTCACCAAACGCCGCGAGTGTTTTGTCGGCCTTCACTTTTTTAACCCGGTTCCGGTGATGAAACTGGTCGAAGTCGTCAGGACTTTGGATACTTCCGGGGAAACCTTCAGAGTTGCCAGAGAATTCGCCGAATCGGTCGGCAAGACGGTGGTCGTGGCCAAAGATTCGCCGGGCTTTATTGTCAATGTTCTTCTGGTCCCGTACCTTCTGGATGCCATGCGCCAGTATGAACGGGGACTGGCCAGCCGGGATGATATCGATAACGGGATGAAGCTCGGATGCGGTCACCCGATGGGGCCTTTGACGCTGAGTGATTTTATCGGTCTGGACACGATGCTGAATATTGCCGATATCATGTTCGCCGAATATAAAGACGATCATTATGCCGCACCGCCGATTTTAAGACGGATGGTTCAGGCGGGTTATCTGGGCAAGAAAACCGGTCGCGGCTTTTACGATTACAGCAAATAG
- a CDS encoding response regulator — protein sequence MAFNILIVDDSKTIRAMVEKTLRLTKIEINQIFQAGNGKEALECLRENWIDIVLSDLNMPVMTGIELVDEMAKDGLLTDIPVVVISTDGSATRIDELKKKGIKEYIRKPFTPESINEMIEKIMGVANEQTKAQ from the coding sequence ATGGCGTTTAATATCCTGATAGTGGATGATTCAAAAACCATCCGGGCCATGGTGGAAAAAACCCTGAGATTGACCAAAATCGAGATAAACCAGATTTTCCAGGCCGGTAACGGCAAGGAGGCGCTGGAATGTCTGCGAGAGAACTGGATTGATATTGTCCTCTCGGATCTGAATATGCCGGTCATGACCGGGATCGAACTGGTCGATGAAATGGCCAAAGACGGCCTTTTGACGGATATCCCGGTGGTGGTGATTTCCACCGACGGTTCCGCCACCCGGATCGATGAATTGAAAAAGAAGGGAATCAAAGAATATATCAGGAAACCCTTCACACCCGAAAGCATTAATGAAATGATTGAAAAAATAATGGGGGTTGCCAATGAGCAGACCAAAGCCCAATGA
- a CDS encoding chemotaxis response regulator protein-glutamate methylesterase, translating into MSIKVLVVDDSAVVRKIFSTELARDPQIEIVGTAPDPYIARDKIVHLKPDVITLDVEMPRMDGITFLRKLMKYYPVPTVVVSSLTARGGELAMEALEAGAVEVMCKPGASYTVGDMSVELIEKIKAAAHVRLTKRVDSQEKPVKKSKKLSLSKTTNKVIAIGSSTGGTIALERILGMMPRNSAGILIVQHMPENFTRSFAERLNKTCEIEVKEAVNGDTVIPGRALIAPGNFHMLLARSGAQYYVRVKTGPLVNRHRPSVGVLFKSIAQYAGANAVGVILTGMGNDGAEGMLEMKNNGAYTIAQDEKTCIVFGMPKEAIKLGAIDQVEALDNIPARILAHL; encoded by the coding sequence ATGAGTATCAAAGTATTGGTGGTTGACGACTCGGCCGTGGTGCGGAAGATTTTCAGCACCGAACTGGCCCGCGATCCGCAGATAGAAATAGTCGGTACCGCACCCGATCCTTATATTGCCCGGGACAAGATTGTCCATCTCAAGCCGGATGTCATCACCCTTGATGTCGAAATGCCCCGCATGGACGGGATCACTTTTCTCCGCAAGTTGATGAAATATTATCCTGTCCCGACCGTGGTGGTCTCATCGTTGACAGCCCGCGGGGGAGAACTGGCCATGGAAGCCCTGGAGGCCGGGGCGGTGGAAGTGATGTGCAAACCGGGAGCATCGTACACCGTGGGAGATATGTCGGTGGAACTGATCGAGAAGATTAAGGCCGCCGCGCATGTCCGTCTGACCAAGAGAGTCGATTCCCAGGAAAAACCAGTCAAGAAAAGCAAAAAATTATCTCTCAGTAAAACCACCAATAAAGTCATTGCCATCGGTTCCTCAACCGGCGGTACGATCGCCCTGGAAAGAATTTTAGGTATGATGCCGCGGAATTCGGCCGGTATTCTGATTGTCCAGCATATGCCGGAGAATTTTACCCGGTCTTTTGCGGAACGCCTCAACAAAACCTGTGAAATCGAAGTCAAAGAAGCCGTTAACGGCGATACCGTCATCCCGGGTCGGGCTTTGATTGCACCGGGCAATTTTCATATGCTCCTGGCGAGATCGGGCGCCCAGTATTATGTCCGGGTGAAAACCGGTCCGCTGGTCAACCGCCACCGGCCATCGGTAGGGGTCCTGTTCAAATCAATCGCCCAGTATGCCGGCGCCAATGCCGTTGGAGTGATTCTGACCGGTATGGGTAATGACGGGGCCGAGGGGATGCTGGAGATGAAAAACAACGGCGCATATACGATCGCCCAGGACGAGAAAACCTGTATTGTGTTCGGGATGCCCAAGGAAGCCATAAAACTGGGGGCTATCGATCAGGTGGAAGCGCTGGATAATATTCCCGCGCGTATCCTGGCTCATCTTTAA
- a CDS encoding T9SS type A sorting domain-containing protein, translated as MNQNIIRIIYFIWTAIIFQTAYSATPDIEFPEANEIKGEIYSIITCGDYLVIGGDFDSIGTMAAKNIAVRDGFEWNPIGNGLDYSVEELGFYNGDLVAGGWFYFSVWDGTGWNNVYVDGLVKAICEYEDMLIIGGNVHRFIDEKTIRGVLAWDGADFLSLGSGLNYLDGVFYSYPLVYDLAIFGGDLYACGIFDEADGQSCQGIARWDGSNWLPLQNGLSYHGENGPYTMHVYGNKLIVGGFFDVLGTDSISLVASWDGDNWEPLGEGIYSASIGGIYSMVTYDNHLVASGKFSRAGEFEVNNIALWDELQWRPFWDNPQQDDFLYKYHLAENKDCLVASGWDTSGSHLGRWDGIVWTEFDIQTRIEDEDAYSIPEYPGLSQNYPNPFNPRTTMEYSLPRSSAVTITIYNVLGQKIVTLFDGISTAGKYELVWDGTDRTGKPMPGGIYFCRIDAGAFFKTIKMVMIN; from the coding sequence ATGAATCAAAACATAATCCGAATTATTTATTTCATCTGGACAGCCATCATTTTCCAGACCGCCTATTCCGCCACTCCTGATATTGAATTTCCTGAGGCAAATGAGATAAAGGGTGAAATATATTCTATTATTACCTGCGGTGATTATCTGGTGATTGGTGGTGATTTTGATTCTATCGGGACAATGGCCGCCAAAAATATCGCCGTCCGGGACGGTTTTGAGTGGAATCCAATAGGGAATGGCCTGGACTATAGCGTGGAAGAACTTGGTTTTTATAATGGCGATCTTGTGGCCGGGGGATGGTTTTATTTTTCGGTATGGGACGGAACCGGTTGGAACAACGTTTATGTTGATGGTCTTGTCAAGGCCATATGCGAATATGAAGATATGCTGATTATCGGGGGCAATGTTCACAGATTTATAGATGAAAAAACCATCAGAGGAGTCCTGGCCTGGGATGGTGCTGATTTCTTGTCACTCGGCTCAGGATTGAATTATCTCGATGGCGTGTTTTATTCATATCCGCTGGTCTATGATCTGGCAATCTTCGGCGGCGATCTATATGCCTGCGGAATATTCGATGAGGCCGATGGACAGTCGTGCCAGGGCATCGCCCGGTGGGATGGATCCAATTGGCTTCCCCTGCAGAACGGCCTGAGTTACCATGGTGAAAACGGCCCCTATACCATGCATGTTTACGGAAATAAACTCATTGTCGGCGGTTTTTTCGATGTCCTCGGGACCGATTCGATAAGCCTGGTGGCATCATGGGACGGCGATAACTGGGAACCGCTTGGTGAAGGCATTTACTCCGCATCTATCGGGGGGATTTATTCCATGGTGACTTATGATAATCATCTGGTCGCCTCCGGGAAATTCTCCCGGGCCGGTGAATTCGAGGTAAATAATATCGCCTTGTGGGATGAATTACAATGGCGGCCATTCTGGGATAATCCTCAGCAGGATGACTTTCTATACAAATATCACCTCGCTGAAAACAAAGACTGCCTGGTCGCCTCAGGCTGGGATACGTCCGGAAGTCATCTGGGCCGGTGGGATGGTATCGTCTGGACCGAATTCGATATCCAGACACGGATTGAGGACGAGGATGCATATTCGATTCCGGAATACCCCGGATTGTCACAGAACTACCCAAATCCATTTAATCCTCGAACCACTATGGAGTATTCGCTGCCACGATCATCAGCCGTGACCATAACGATCTACAATGTTCTCGGGCAGAAAATAGTAACATTATTCGATGGAATATCAACGGCCGGAAAATATGAACTCGTCTGGGATGGGACCGATAGGACAGGGAAACCGATGCCGGGCGGTATTTATTTCTGTCGAATTGATGCCGGGGCTTTTTTCAAAACCATAAAAATGGTCATGATAAATTAA
- a CDS encoding thrombospondin type 3 repeat-containing protein, giving the protein MYYSIMRFQRSRFLILLMAVLFLSLTGQAVGSSNGIIRLFDYISAGPEQMGIKIPFSRAAYQTLETAPKNIFMDFPLSFEKRVVLELERTAIITPHAKFFVGNQPSLTRPEVIIYRGEVIDQPHSHVYLAFTGQGSGNGYIEMGNGELYYISQPARDVGKSADSRLTVFQSTSTGGTPDFEEFCKVIDPGLEMPDLRGAKFYTDTIAGPYVAEVAFEGDQTYVNLFPDITAAQCYIIQMLGAVSDIYIRDVDVKLMVSFLRLWPDGGEPFSADDIAGFRQYWMSNLDPENYHIIQMVSARTDLDYGGVAYRVYTCSDYSYSIISCITGSFPYPVPLCDVYNWDIKVMAHEMGHNFGAPHTHDAEWFDPTIDDCGNGIPSRGTIMSYCQTHPGGVGNVDLRFHRDIQGIMEDMVVWGGCHWFDCNNNGYDDDYDIAIGVSQDVNSDGIPDECEDCNNNGILDDVDIAGGMADVNYNGTPDMCEDDCNGNSQPDELETYYHPSRDENGNCIPDVCDPDCDNNGIADFKEIADSTKTDWDNNGVPDICQDCNGNDITDWLEMDREFDLFVADGAGYVHEYVHNSGLPYQLLGSGQINFASDCVFGPDGMLYVTSTGANLIARIDVGSGIVSTFVTGGSGGLDMPMFLRFGPNSNLFVTSWSNDCVLRYDGTTGAFIDTFVTPGSGTLSKPYGLAFGPDDDLYVASNNSKILQFSGSDGSFIGEFVPAGNGDLSFPRGLLFTDDGVLLVASYSNHKILKYDASTGDFLGVFNYAASAGNPFGLITAPNGNIYVSRTASPTRIYEYRYPDGVFLRSMVRGDNDLPAPGGLAFKPGSALDLDGNYILDVCDACTDSDGDGFGDPGHPENTCKPDNCPGIANSDQLDSDYDGLGDACDACPNDPYNDYDGDGICGDVDNCPTLANSLQTDTDEDGLGDTCDNCPDVPNPLQADTDNDFRGDTCDNCTEEYNPDQTNNDDDEYGDACDNCPNVSNPDQADNDADTYGDVCDNCPVDYNPDQADTDGDNVGDICDYICGDVNHSGGVNILDVTYLINYLYKSGPPPDPEISGDANGSGSINILDATYLINYLYKSGPAPVC; this is encoded by the coding sequence ATGTATTACTCCATAATGCGCTTTCAGCGATCAAGATTTTTGATTCTTCTAATGGCCGTCCTTTTCCTGTCTTTGACAGGGCAGGCGGTCGGATCTTCGAACGGAATCATCCGCCTGTTCGATTACATATCGGCCGGACCGGAACAAATGGGGATAAAGATTCCCTTTTCACGTGCCGCCTATCAGACACTGGAAACAGCCCCGAAGAACATTTTTATGGACTTCCCCTTGAGTTTCGAGAAAAGAGTCGTTCTGGAACTGGAAAGAACCGCTATTATCACCCCCCACGCCAAATTTTTTGTCGGTAACCAGCCCTCCCTTACCCGGCCGGAAGTGATAATATATCGCGGTGAGGTGATTGATCAGCCGCATTCCCATGTTTATCTGGCTTTCACCGGTCAGGGTTCCGGTAATGGTTATATTGAAATGGGTAACGGTGAATTGTATTACATCTCTCAACCGGCCCGGGACGTGGGTAAAAGCGCTGATTCCCGGCTGACCGTGTTTCAATCAACCTCCACCGGCGGGACACCGGATTTCGAGGAATTCTGCAAAGTTATCGATCCCGGTCTGGAAATGCCGGATTTGCGGGGAGCTAAATTCTATACCGACACCATTGCCGGTCCCTATGTGGCCGAAGTTGCTTTTGAGGGTGATCAGACTTATGTCAACCTCTTTCCCGATATCACCGCCGCCCAGTGTTACATTATCCAGATGCTCGGCGCCGTCAGCGACATCTATATTCGCGATGTCGATGTTAAGCTGATGGTATCGTTTCTCCGCCTTTGGCCTGATGGGGGCGAACCGTTCAGCGCCGATGACATAGCCGGATTCCGTCAGTACTGGATGAGTAATCTCGATCCGGAAAATTACCATATTATTCAGATGGTCAGTGCCCGGACCGATCTTGATTACGGCGGCGTGGCCTATCGAGTTTATACCTGTAGCGATTATTCTTACTCGATCATTAGTTGCATTACCGGCAGTTTCCCGTATCCCGTTCCCTTATGCGATGTTTACAACTGGGATATTAAAGTCATGGCGCATGAGATGGGTCATAATTTCGGGGCTCCACATACTCATGACGCGGAATGGTTTGACCCGACTATTGATGACTGCGGTAACGGTATCCCCAGCCGCGGGACAATCATGAGTTATTGCCAGACTCATCCCGGCGGGGTCGGAAATGTGGATTTGAGATTTCACCGGGACATTCAGGGAATTATGGAGGATATGGTTGTCTGGGGAGGCTGCCACTGGTTCGACTGCAACAATAACGGCTATGACGATGACTACGATATTGCCATCGGTGTAAGTCAGGATGTCAACAGCGATGGTATTCCCGATGAATGCGAGGATTGCAATAACAACGGCATTCTGGATGATGTCGATATCGCCGGGGGCATGGCCGATGTCAATTACAACGGCACTCCCGATATGTGTGAGGACGACTGTAACGGCAACAGCCAGCCGGATGAACTGGAAACGTATTATCACCCGAGCAGGGATGAGAATGGCAACTGCATTCCCGATGTTTGTGATCCCGACTGCGATAATAACGGCATAGCCGATTTCAAGGAAATTGCCGACAGCACCAAAACCGATTGGGATAACAACGGGGTCCCGGATATCTGCCAGGATTGTAACGGCAACGATATCACCGACTGGCTTGAGATGGATCGAGAGTTTGACCTTTTTGTCGCCGACGGTGCCGGTTATGTTCATGAATACGTCCATAACAGCGGACTGCCTTATCAACTCCTGGGAAGCGGCCAGATCAATTTCGCATCCGATTGCGTTTTCGGCCCCGATGGTATGCTGTATGTCACCAGTACCGGCGCCAACCTGATCGCTCGAATCGATGTCGGTAGCGGAATAGTCTCGACTTTTGTTACCGGCGGTAGCGGCGGATTGGATATGCCGATGTTTCTCCGGTTTGGCCCCAACAGTAACCTCTTTGTCACCAGCTGGTCCAATGATTGCGTTCTGCGGTATGATGGAACCACGGGAGCCTTTATCGACACCTTTGTCACCCCCGGTTCGGGCACCTTGAGTAAACCGTACGGACTTGCATTCGGCCCCGATGACGATTTATATGTAGCCAGCAACAACAGCAAAATCCTTCAATTTTCGGGTAGCGATGGTTCTTTTATCGGGGAATTTGTCCCGGCCGGTAATGGCGATTTGAGTTTTCCCCGTGGTCTGTTGTTCACCGATGATGGCGTCCTGCTGGTTGCCAGCTACAGCAATCATAAGATTTTGAAATACGACGCTTCCACGGGCGATTTTCTGGGGGTTTTCAATTATGCCGCCAGTGCCGGCAATCCCTTTGGTTTAATTACGGCACCCAATGGTAATATCTATGTCTCCAGGACTGCCTCGCCAACCCGGATCTATGAGTATCGTTATCCTGACGGGGTCTTTTTACGCTCGATGGTTCGCGGCGACAATGACCTTCCAGCCCCGGGCGGATTGGCCTTCAAACCGGGATCGGCCCTTGATCTTGATGGTAACTATATTCTGGACGTCTGCGATGCCTGTACCGATAGTGATGGTGACGGTTTCGGCGATCCCGGTCATCCGGAAAACACCTGCAAACCGGATAATTGCCCGGGAATTGCCAATTCCGATCAGCTTGACAGCGACTATGACGGTCTCGGGGATGCCTGCGATGCCTGCCCCAATGATCCTTACAACGATTACGATGGCGATGGTATCTGCGGTGATGTCGATAACTGCCCCACCCTGGCCAACAGCCTCCAGACCGATACCGATGAAGACGGCCTCGGGGATACCTGCGATAATTGCCCCGATGTTCCAAACCCCCTTCAGGCTGATACGGATAATGACTTCCGGGGTGATACCTGCGATAATTGCACCGAAGAATATAATCCTGATCAGACCAATAATGACGACGATGAATATGGGGATGCCTGCGATAACTGCCCCAACGTCTCAAACCCGGATCAGGCCGATAATGATGCCGACACCTATGGTGATGTCTGCGACAACTGCCCGGTAGATTATAATCCCGATCAGGCCGACACCGATGGCGATAATGTCGGCGATATCTGCGATTATATCTGTGGCGATGTCAACCATAGCGGCGGAGTCAATATTCTTGATGTGACCTATCTGATTAATTACCTGTATAAGAGCGGGCCGCCTCCCGACCCGGAGATATCGGGCGATGCCAATGGCAGCGGCAGTATCAATATTCTTGATGCTACTTACCTGATCAATTACCTGTACAAGAGTGGTCCGGCCCCGGTTTGCTGA
- a CDS encoding chemotaxis protein CheD translates to MGLHVVGISDFHVSRNVDEVIVTYSLGSCIGVTVYDPVTRVGGMIHYMLPLSKISPEKARVKPAMFADTGIPFLLKKAFAEGAAKDRLVVKVAGGSKLMDQNKIFNIGERNYLILRKLLWKNNILIDAEDVGGNLSRTVQLEMKTGRVTVKSPKGVMEL, encoded by the coding sequence ATGGGGCTGCATGTTGTAGGGATTTCGGATTTCCACGTCTCCCGGAATGTCGATGAAGTAATCGTGACGTATTCTCTGGGTTCCTGTATCGGTGTAACCGTGTATGATCCGGTCACCCGGGTGGGTGGGATGATTCATTATATGCTGCCGCTGTCCAAAATATCGCCGGAGAAGGCCAGGGTTAAGCCCGCCATGTTCGCCGACACCGGGATCCCTTTCCTGCTTAAAAAAGCTTTTGCCGAGGGGGCGGCCAAAGACCGCCTGGTGGTCAAAGTCGCGGGCGGCTCGAAACTGATGGACCAGAACAAGATTTTCAATATCGGCGAGAGAAATTACCTGATTTTAAGAAAACTTCTCTGGAAAAACAATATCCTGATTGACGCCGAGGATGTTGGGGGCAACCTGTCACGAACCGTTCAACTGGAGATGAAAACCGGAAGGGTCACGGTTAAATCGCCAAAAGGAGTGATGGAATTATGA
- a CDS encoding chemotaxis protein CheR: MKQVIGLSPVLKADTFYRLREIVYQQSGISLNDSKESLVKARVAKRMRALRMESYDDYLDLILNDPTGVEIQMLLDAISTNTTSFYREADHFDFLRTVIKDWLNKGQRIIRIWCTASSTGEEPYTLAIELAENIGRHSVEVRILATDINLQVLRAAQSGVYTEDRIAPIPKHLKTKYFNKIKHNHEIVYQVRDDLKKMIIYRQLNLSTPPFPIRPEVDIIMCRNVMIYFDTGLRRKLAVEFERLLRTGGHLFTGHAESMTGMAKRLKCLKPSIYIKE, from the coding sequence ATGAAGCAAGTTATCGGATTGTCGCCGGTTCTGAAGGCCGATACTTTTTACCGGCTGAGGGAAATAGTCTATCAGCAGAGCGGGATCTCGTTGAATGACAGCAAGGAATCTCTTGTCAAGGCCCGGGTTGCCAAGAGAATGCGGGCTCTACGGATGGAGAGCTATGACGACTATCTGGATTTGATCCTCAATGATCCGACCGGGGTGGAAATCCAGATGCTTCTCGATGCGATTTCCACCAACACCACCAGCTTCTATCGAGAAGCGGACCATTTTGATTTCCTGAGAACAGTGATCAAGGATTGGCTAAACAAGGGTCAGCGGATTATACGCATCTGGTGTACTGCCAGTTCAACCGGGGAAGAGCCGTACACTCTGGCTATCGAACTGGCCGAGAATATCGGACGGCATTCAGTTGAGGTTCGCATACTGGCCACCGATATCAACCTCCAGGTCCTCCGGGCGGCGCAGAGCGGAGTTTATACCGAAGATAGAATAGCGCCGATTCCGAAACATCTGAAAACCAAGTATTTTAATAAGATTAAGCACAATCATGAAATCGTTTATCAGGTTCGGGACGACCTGAAAAAAATGATTATTTATCGTCAGCTTAATCTATCGACACCGCCTTTTCCCATCCGGCCGGAGGTGGATATTATCATGTGCCGTAATGTGATGATATATTTCGACACCGGCCTGCGCCGAAAACTTGCGGTAGAATTCGAACGTCTTTTAAGAACCGGCGGGCACCTTTTTACGGGGCACGCAGAAAGCATGACCGGGATGGCCAAGCGACTCAAATGTCTGAAGCCGTCCATATACATAAAGGAATAA